One window of Nymphaea colorata isolate Beijing-Zhang1983 chromosome 11, ASM883128v2, whole genome shotgun sequence genomic DNA carries:
- the LOC116263743 gene encoding subtilisin-like protease SBT1.5: protein MASWLCFALLFAASLSLVSSLPPSLNPTTIIEEKRTNYIVRVQHDLKPSVFPTHQHWYESTLLTVRGTTPSDPSITTASTIHVYSTVFHGFSAKLTATEAQALESLPAVLAVLPDRVRHLHTTRSPQFLGLKIRDESGLLAESDFGADLVVAVLDTGISPESLSFSDKGLGPVPARWRGRCEAGRGFPASSCNRKIVGARFFCGGYEAMAGAMNQSVEFRSPRDSDGHGTHTASIAAGRYVFEASMLGFARGVAAGMAPKARIAAYKVCWTSGCFDSDILSAFDQAVSDGADVISLSVGGGVVPYYLDAIAIGAFGAVERGIFVSASAGNEGPGEMTVTNVSPWITTVGAGSMDRTFPADVLLGNGRTIPGVSLYAGGGLPVGRFLPLVYAGNAPISDDGSDGYSSSLCMEGSLNPKAVRGKIVLCDRGSNPRVEKGAVVGRAGGLGMILANGASDGEGLVADSHVIPATSVGATAGEYIREYINSARKPTATIVFRGTQLGVRPAPVLASFSARGPNPETPDLLKPDVIAPGLNILAAWPDGVGPSGVASDRRRTQFNILSGTSMACPHVSGLAALLKGANPGWSPAAIRSALMTTAYTMDSRNETMLDEATGNASTVLGFGAGHVDPQRALDPGLVYDLTVDDYVAFLCSSNYSDKSVLTVARRTESCGSHRRLGGPGDLNYPSISAVFQMDGSGALTKRVARTVTNVGAGGRTVYRATVRPPRGSTIRVVPETLEFLRSGQTARFELTVGVSPVRMSPGSSRVESGMLTWSDGRHVVSSPIVVTWQAPY, encoded by the coding sequence atGGCGTCCTGGCTCTGCTTCGCCCTCCTCTTCgccgcttctctctctctcgtctcctCACTCCCCCCCTCGCTGAACCCGACCACCATCATCGAGGAGAAGAGGACCAATTACATTGTCCGAGTCCAGCATGACCTCAAGCCCTCTGTCTTCCCTACCCACCAACACTGGTATGAGTCCACTCTGCTCACCGTAAGAGGCACCACACCCTCGGATCCCTCCATCACCACCGCCTCTACCATTCATGTTTACTCTACCGTCTTCCATGGCTTCTCTGCAAAGCTCACTGCTACGGAGGCACAGGCCCTCGAATCCCTCCCTGCCGTCCTCGCTGTCCTCCCAGACCGAGTGCGTCACCTCCACACCACACGCTCCCCCCAGTTCCTCGGTCTCAAGATTCGCGACGAGTCCGGCCTGCTGGCGGAGTCCGACTTCGGCGCCGACCTTGTCGTCGCGGTGCTGGATACTGGTATTTCTCCCGAGAGCCTGAGCTTCAGCGATAAGGGGCTTGGCCCTGTGCCGGCACGGTGGCGCGGCCGCTGCGAGGCCGGCCGCGGCTTCCCCGCTTCCTCCTGCAACCGTAAGATCGTCGGCGCACGCTTCTTCTGTGGCGGCTACGAGGCGATGGCCGGTGCCATGAACCAGTCGGTGGAGTTCCGGTCGCCGCGAGATTCCGATGGGCACGGCACTCACACGGCATCGATCGCGGCCGGCCGGTACGTCTTCGAGGCGAGTATGCTCGGCTTCGCAAGGGGAGTCGCGGCCGGGATGGCGCCCAAGGCGAGGATTGCAGCGTACAAGGTCTGCTGGACCTCCGGGTGCTTCGATTCGGACATTCTCTCGGCCTTCGATCAGGCGGTCTCAGACGGTGCGGACGTCATCTCGCTCTCCGTCGGTGGTGGCGTGGTGCCTTACTACCTCGACGCGATCGCAATCGGCGCTTTCGGAGCGGTGGAGCGCGGCATCTTCGTCTCGGCCTCCGCGGGAAATGAGGGACCCGGCGAGATGACCGTCACTAATGTCTCCCCCTGGATCACCACCGTCGGTGCTGGCAGTATGGATCGAACCTTCCCGGCCGATGTCCTCCTGGGCAACGGTAGGACGATCCCCGGCGTCAGCCTCTACGCCGGTGGGGGTCTCCCCGTTGGACGTTTTCTCCCCCTCGTCTACGCCGGGAACGCCCCGATCTCCGACGACGGGAGCGACGGATACTCGTCCTCGCTCTGTATGGAAGGATCGCTAAACCCTAAAGCTGTACGTGGTAAGATCGTGCTCTGCGATCGAGGGAGCAACCCCAGGGTGGAGAAGGGCGCGGTGGTGGGACGCGCCGGCGGGCTTGGGATGATTTTGGCTAACGGCGCGTCGGACGGCGAGGGGCTGGTCGCTGACAGTCACGTGATCCCGGCGACTTCTGTCGGCGCCACAGCTGGAGAGTACATCCGAGAGTACATCAACTCCGCCAGAAAGCCGACGGCCACGATCGTCTTCCGCGGGACCCAGCTCGGCGTGCGTCCAGCGCCGGTGCTGGCATCTTTCTCGGCGCGAGGTCCGAACCCAGAAACACCGGACCTTCTGAAGCCGGACGTGATCGCGCCCGGGTTGAACATATTGGCGGCCTGGCCGGACGGCGTCGGACCCTCCGGCGTGGCGTCGGACCGCCGCCGGACTCAGTTCAACATCCTGTCCGGCACCTCCATGGCCTGCCCACACGTGTCGGGACTGGCGGCGTTGCTCAAGGGCGCGAATCCGGGGTGGAGCCCAGCCGCGATCCGGTCCGCTCTGATGACCACGGCGTACACTATGGACAGCCGGAACGAAACAATGCTCGACGAAGCCACCGGCAACGCCTCCACGGTGCTCGGCTTCGGCGCAGGGCACGTGGATCCGCAGAGAGCCTTGGACCCGGGGCTCGTCTATGACCTGACCGTCGACGACTACGTCGCCTTCCTCTGCAGCTCCAACTACAGCGACAAGAGCGTCCTCACGGTCGCCCGGCGTACCGAGAGCTGCGGGTCCCACAGGAGGTTGGGAGGCCCCGGGGACCTCAACTACCCGTCCATCTCCGCCGTGTTCCAGATGGACGGTTCTGGTGCTCTGACTAAGCGGGTCGCGCGCACTGTGACCAATGTCGGTGCCGGCGGGCGGACGGTGTACAGGGCGACTGTGCGCCCGCCGAGAGGGAGCACGATCCGGGTCGTGCCCGAGACGCTGGAGTTTCTGAGGTCGGGGCAGACGGCGAGGTTCGAACTGACGGTCGGCGTCTCGCCGGTGAGGATGTCGCCGGGGAGCTCGAGGGTGGAGTCCGGGATGCTGACGTGGTCGGACGGGAGACACGTTGTGAGCAGCCCCATAGTGGTGACGTGGCAGGCACCGTACTGA